From Sphingopyxis sp. USTB-05, the proteins below share one genomic window:
- a CDS encoding glycoside hydrolase family 43 protein, producing MRVWLKSLVFGTALLTGGMAAAENPIVPGWYADPEIRVFGDRYWIYPTYSDHGETPDVSHHFNEQQKKLRKQKTVRPSYHFQTFFNVFSSPDLVHWTKHSHALDVENVAWAAYAVWAPSAIEKDGKYYLFFGANDIQSDDQRGGIGVAVSDRPEGPFKDAIGKPLVDAFHNGAQPIDQFVYRDDDGQHYLYYGGWKHCNVVRLGDDLTSIKPFADGTTYKEITPPGYVEGSFMVKRKGVYYLMWSEGGWTGPDYSVAYAMGPSPTGPFKPMGKILEQDFKIARGAGHHSVVNVPGTDDWYIAYHRRPLDQTSGERRQLAIDRMTFNADGTIAPVIMTNKGVAARPLPTRTANRGETK from the coding sequence GTGCGTGTCTGGTTGAAATCGCTGGTTTTCGGTACGGCACTGCTGACGGGCGGAATGGCCGCGGCAGAAAATCCGATCGTCCCCGGCTGGTACGCCGATCCCGAAATTCGCGTCTTCGGCGACCGTTACTGGATATATCCGACCTATTCGGATCATGGCGAGACGCCTGACGTCTCGCACCATTTCAATGAGCAGCAGAAAAAGCTGCGCAAGCAGAAGACGGTCCGGCCATCCTATCATTTCCAGACCTTCTTCAACGTCTTTTCATCGCCCGACCTGGTCCACTGGACGAAGCACAGCCACGCGCTCGACGTCGAGAATGTCGCATGGGCCGCTTATGCCGTGTGGGCGCCATCGGCGATCGAGAAGGACGGCAAATATTATCTCTTCTTCGGCGCGAACGACATCCAGTCGGACGACCAGCGTGGCGGTATCGGCGTCGCGGTCAGCGACCGCCCCGAAGGGCCGTTCAAGGATGCGATCGGCAAGCCGCTGGTGGACGCCTTCCACAATGGCGCGCAGCCGATCGACCAGTTCGTCTACCGCGACGACGATGGGCAGCATTACCTCTATTATGGCGGCTGGAAGCATTGCAACGTCGTCCGGCTGGGCGACGACCTCACGTCGATCAAGCCGTTTGCCGACGGCACGACCTATAAGGAAATCACGCCCCCCGGCTATGTCGAGGGATCGTTCATGGTGAAGCGGAAGGGCGTCTATTATCTGATGTGGTCGGAGGGCGGCTGGACCGGCCCCGACTATTCGGTTGCCTATGCGATGGGCCCGTCTCCCACCGGCCCGTTCAAGCCGATGGGCAAGATTCTGGAACAGGATTTCAAGATCGCGCGCGGCGCGGGGCATCATTCGGTGGTCAATGTGCCCGGCACCGACGACTGGTACATTGCTTACCACCGCCGCCCGCTCGATCAGACGAGCGGCGAGCGCCGTCAGCTCGCGATCGACCGCATGACCTTCAACGCCGACGGCACGATCGCGCCGGTGATAATGACGAACAAGGGCGTCGCAGCGCGCCCGCTGCCGACACGAACGGCAAACAGGGGAGAGACCAAGTGA
- a CDS encoding GH92 family glycosyl hydrolase, which yields MGTPVALAQSGANQTALVDYVNPLMGTDSSYRLSYGNTYPAVAVPFGMNSWTPVTGEPGSGWGYTYDGEKISGIKQTHQPSPWMNDYAAFALMAETGPVKVKQQERGSWFSHKAEVARPYSYKVYLADYDVTAEVAPTERAAQFRFTFPESNDAHILLDGLAGGSMVKVDVKNRRITGYVRNNNGGVPDNFHNYFVAEFDRDFTLARTWAGENAPTNELAREGDHVGAVLSFKTKKGDKVHVRVASSFISPEQALLNLRSEIGTDSFDTTQAKAKAAWEKELSRIRVTDPDPEKVRTFYSSLYRMLQFPRVFYEKDANGKIVHYSPYDGKVHDGYMFTDNGFWDTWRAVFPFFALMYPELDSQIMQGLVNTYKEGGWLPEWASPGYRNVMIGSNSANLIADAYFNGVRGFDVETLYEAMIKNATTSEGRPKDKAGKVIAAVGREGAEYYNRLGYVPYDVGINENAARTLEYATADFSIAQLAKLLGKDADAKKYTERALNYRKLYDNQSGWIRGRNQDGSWSTPFNPYKWGDAFTEGNALHYSWAVMQDVQGLMTLMGGREKFVERLDAIFTTPPIFDESYYGQVIHEIREMQIVDMGQYAHGNQPIQHMPYLYNWAGAPWKTQHHVRDIMAKLYSSAPDGYPGDEDNGQTSAWYVFSALGFYPVASATGEYAIGSPLFQKAVLTMPNGKTLTINAANNSNTNVYLQSVALGGKAQSKTYFTHGALSQGGTVDFVMGAKPNKQWGSAPADAPFSISAGGK from the coding sequence ATGGGTACGCCCGTCGCCCTCGCGCAATCGGGCGCGAACCAGACCGCGCTGGTCGATTACGTCAACCCGCTGATGGGCACCGATTCCAGCTATCGCCTGTCATACGGCAACACCTATCCCGCGGTTGCCGTGCCGTTCGGCATGAATAGCTGGACCCCCGTGACGGGCGAGCCCGGCAGCGGCTGGGGCTATACCTATGACGGCGAAAAGATCAGCGGCATCAAGCAGACGCACCAGCCGAGCCCGTGGATGAACGATTATGCCGCCTTCGCACTGATGGCGGAAACCGGCCCGGTAAAGGTCAAGCAGCAGGAGCGCGGCAGCTGGTTCAGCCACAAGGCGGAGGTCGCGCGCCCCTATTCGTACAAAGTCTATCTCGCCGACTATGACGTGACCGCGGAGGTCGCGCCAACCGAGCGCGCCGCGCAGTTCCGCTTCACCTTCCCCGAAAGCAATGACGCGCATATTTTGCTCGATGGTCTCGCGGGCGGATCGATGGTCAAGGTCGACGTCAAGAACCGCCGCATCACCGGCTATGTCCGCAACAACAACGGCGGCGTACCTGACAATTTCCACAATTATTTCGTCGCCGAATTCGACCGCGACTTCACGCTCGCGCGCACCTGGGCGGGCGAGAACGCGCCGACGAACGAGCTGGCGCGCGAGGGCGATCATGTCGGCGCGGTGCTGAGCTTCAAGACCAAGAAGGGTGACAAGGTCCATGTCCGTGTCGCCTCGTCGTTCATCAGCCCCGAACAGGCGCTGCTGAACCTGCGCAGCGAAATCGGCACCGACAGCTTCGACACGACACAGGCAAAGGCGAAGGCGGCGTGGGAGAAGGAATTGTCGCGCATCCGCGTGACCGATCCCGACCCCGAGAAGGTTCGCACCTTCTATTCGTCGCTCTACCGGATGCTGCAATTCCCGCGCGTCTTTTACGAAAAGGACGCGAACGGAAAGATCGTTCATTACAGTCCGTACGACGGCAAGGTGCACGACGGCTACATGTTCACCGACAACGGATTTTGGGACACGTGGCGCGCGGTCTTTCCCTTCTTCGCGCTCATGTATCCCGAACTCGACAGCCAGATCATGCAGGGGCTGGTCAACACCTACAAGGAAGGCGGCTGGCTGCCCGAATGGGCGAGCCCCGGCTATCGCAATGTGATGATCGGGTCGAACTCGGCGAACCTGATCGCCGACGCCTATTTCAACGGCGTGCGCGGCTTCGACGTCGAGACGCTCTATGAAGCGATGATCAAGAATGCGACGACGAGCGAGGGCCGCCCGAAGGACAAGGCGGGCAAGGTCATCGCCGCGGTCGGACGCGAGGGCGCCGAATATTACAACCGTCTCGGCTATGTCCCCTATGACGTCGGGATCAACGAAAATGCCGCGCGCACGCTCGAATATGCGACCGCCGATTTCTCGATCGCGCAGCTCGCCAAGCTGCTCGGCAAGGATGCCGATGCAAAGAAATATACCGAGCGCGCGCTCAACTACCGCAAACTCTATGACAATCAGAGCGGCTGGATCCGCGGCCGCAATCAGGACGGGTCGTGGTCGACGCCGTTCAACCCCTACAAATGGGGAGACGCCTTCACCGAGGGTAACGCGCTCCATTATAGCTGGGCGGTGATGCAGGATGTCCAGGGGCTGATGACCCTGATGGGCGGGCGCGAGAAGTTCGTCGAGCGGCTCGACGCGATCTTCACCACCCCGCCGATCTTCGACGAAAGCTATTATGGGCAGGTGATCCACGAGATCCGCGAAATGCAGATCGTCGACATGGGCCAATATGCCCATGGCAACCAGCCGATCCAGCACATGCCCTATCTCTATAATTGGGCAGGTGCGCCGTGGAAGACGCAGCATCATGTGCGCGACATCATGGCGAAACTTTATTCGTCGGCGCCCGACGGCTATCCGGGCGACGAAGATAACGGCCAGACTTCGGCCTGGTATGTCTTTTCCGCCTTGGGCTTCTACCCGGTCGCGTCGGCGACGGGCGAATATGCGATCGGCAGCCCGCTGTTCCAGAAGGCGGTGCTGACGATGCCGAACGGCAAGACGCTGACGATCAATGCCGCGAACAACAGCAATACGAACGTCTATCTCCAGTCGGTCGCGCTCGGCGGGAAGGCGCAGAGCAAGACCTATTTCACCCACGGCGCTTTGTCGCAAGGAGGGACGGTCGACTTCGTGATGGGCGCCAAGCCGAACAAGCAATGGGGCAGCGCCCCCGCCGATGCGCCCTTCTCGATCAGCGCAGGTGGAAAATAG
- a CDS encoding glycoside hydrolase family 125 protein produces the protein MTPNRREIMAGAGALALAAAMPAAARAAAGGFVSKRPAPAQRAFTSPAIEAEIARVKAKIADPELAWLFENCYPNTLDTTVQTGILDGRPDTFVITGDIEAMWLRDSSAQVQPYIHLVAKDAKLKRLFQGLIQRQARCILIDPYANAFDKDPTAPSKLEWSQTDKTEMKPGVAERKWEIDSLCYAMRLSHEYWTRTKDKAPFDDIWSRAMKLAVATFREQQRKDGPGPYSFQRPALQPTDSLMLGGYGAPTKKVGLIHSMFRPSDDACLYPFLIPSNLFAVSVLRKIAAVHREARGDNAAATDAEALAAEVEAALKAHALIDDGKGGQVWAYEIDGFGNYVFMDDANVPSLSGLPLIDVVDKNDPIFLRTAALAWSDRNPYFFKGTAAEGIGGPHIGLDMIWPMSIITRAMNADDDATILQCLRWLKTTHGGTGFMHESFHKDDPKNFTRSWFAWANALFGQLIVEVADKRPALLARPL, from the coding sequence ATGACCCCAAACCGCCGCGAGATCATGGCCGGCGCCGGCGCGCTCGCGCTGGCGGCCGCAATGCCCGCCGCAGCACGCGCCGCTGCTGGCGGCTTCGTCAGCAAGCGCCCCGCGCCCGCGCAGCGTGCTTTTACCAGCCCCGCGATCGAGGCCGAGATCGCGCGCGTAAAGGCGAAGATCGCCGACCCCGAACTCGCCTGGCTGTTCGAGAATTGTTACCCGAACACGCTCGACACGACGGTGCAGACGGGCATCCTCGATGGCCGTCCCGATACCTTCGTCATCACCGGCGATATCGAGGCGATGTGGCTGCGCGACAGCTCGGCGCAGGTGCAGCCCTATATCCACCTCGTCGCCAAGGACGCGAAGCTGAAGCGCCTGTTCCAGGGGCTGATCCAGCGGCAGGCACGCTGCATCCTGATCGACCCCTATGCCAATGCGTTCGACAAGGATCCGACCGCGCCGTCGAAACTCGAATGGTCGCAGACAGACAAGACCGAGATGAAGCCCGGCGTCGCCGAGCGGAAATGGGAAATCGACTCGCTCTGCTACGCGATGCGGCTGTCCCACGAATATTGGACGCGAACCAAGGACAAGGCGCCGTTCGACGACATATGGTCGCGCGCGATGAAGCTCGCGGTGGCGACCTTCCGCGAACAGCAGCGCAAGGACGGCCCCGGGCCATACAGTTTCCAGCGCCCCGCGCTCCAGCCGACCGACAGCCTGATGCTCGGCGGTTATGGCGCGCCGACGAAGAAGGTTGGGCTGATCCACTCGATGTTTCGCCCGTCGGACGATGCCTGCCTCTATCCCTTCCTGATCCCGTCGAACCTGTTCGCGGTATCGGTGCTGCGCAAGATTGCCGCCGTCCACCGCGAAGCGCGCGGCGACAATGCGGCGGCCACCGACGCCGAGGCCCTCGCCGCCGAGGTCGAGGCCGCGCTGAAAGCGCATGCGCTGATCGACGACGGCAAGGGCGGTCAGGTCTGGGCCTATGAAATCGACGGCTTCGGCAATTATGTCTTCATGGACGACGCCAATGTGCCGAGCCTGTCGGGCCTGCCGCTGATCGACGTCGTCGACAAAAACGACCCGATCTTCCTGCGCACCGCGGCGCTCGCCTGGTCCGACCGCAACCCCTATTTCTTCAAGGGCACCGCGGCCGAGGGGATCGGCGGGCCGCACATCGGTCTCGACATGATCTGGCCGATGTCGATCATCACCCGCGCGATGAACGCCGACGACGATGCGACGATCCTGCAATGCCTGCGCTGGCTGAAGACGACGCACGGCGGCACCGGCTTCATGCACGAAAGCTTTCACAAGGATGACCCCAAAAACTTCACGCGCAGTTGGTTCGCGTGGGCCAACGCGCTGTTCGGCCAGTTGATCGTCGAGGTCGCCGACAAGCGTCCCGCGCTGCTGGCGCGGCCGCTGTGA
- a CDS encoding GH92 family glycosyl hydrolase encodes MITTSRRRLLATTGLLALGGAIPAGCSRAAGGGDLLAIGKPNLFIGTGGHGHTFPGASLPFGMAQLSPDTNTHGWDACSGYHQKDGSIMGFSHTHLSGTGIGDMLDVLVVPTRRELKLDPGTIEKPGEGFRQRYSDEHAEPGYYRVKLETGVLAELTVTERCGLHRYHFGRGAGHILIDFAHAIEDDWDKGIVVEKASLDLGEDGTLTGSRQVNRWAKGRHIHFAMQMSRRPDRVQFFGDDGKSAPDGATSIKGNRLKVAFFFDEAGGDPILIKTGLSAVAVQGARDALAYEAKGWDFDGAVKAARGTWAKALGGIRVSGGTEAQRVIMTSALYHAQLAPTLFTDRDGRYVGLDRELHQAAKGEEAFSTYSLWDTYRALHPLLTLIDPSRAALLTRDLCRQTAQSPAGPPVWPLQGVETACMIGWHAVSVLAEAHAKGIKADYAAAWPNIRRRAFDRDFKDIDSTLGRGFYYDLGYIPCEEVWESVSRTQEYAYDDWAMAHLADAVGAKDDAAALRKRAQNYRGVIDPETRFARPRFKDGSWWKDYDPVQIGHDVKKWRDYTEANGWQATFLNQHDIYGLIEHFGGDAAFEEKLDALFNAPSTLPDNAPPDISGLVGQYAHGNEPNHHVAYMYAYCGAPAKAQAMVRRLLVEMYRNDPDGVIGNDDCGQMSAWFILSALGFYPVDPVSAIYVFGSPLFDVAEVTVGAGKTLTVRAEGNAPDHPYVQSVRWNGKPWSKNWIAHADLIGGGELVFEMGAKPSQFGTAKADRPPSFGSTPG; translated from the coding sequence ATGATCACGACCAGCCGCCGCCGGCTTCTTGCGACCACGGGCTTGCTCGCGCTCGGCGGGGCGATCCCCGCCGGCTGCTCGCGCGCCGCGGGCGGGGGCGATCTCCTCGCCATCGGCAAGCCGAACCTCTTCATCGGCACCGGCGGGCATGGGCACACCTTCCCAGGCGCGTCGCTGCCGTTCGGGATGGCGCAACTCAGCCCCGATACGAATACCCATGGCTGGGACGCCTGCTCGGGCTATCACCAGAAAGATGGCTCGATCATGGGGTTCAGCCATACGCATCTTTCGGGCACCGGCATCGGCGATATGCTCGACGTGCTGGTGGTGCCGACGCGGCGCGAACTGAAGCTCGATCCCGGCACGATCGAAAAGCCCGGCGAGGGTTTTCGTCAGCGCTATTCGGACGAACATGCCGAGCCCGGCTATTACCGCGTGAAGCTTGAAACCGGCGTGCTCGCCGAACTCACCGTCACTGAACGCTGCGGTCTGCACCGTTATCATTTCGGGCGGGGCGCGGGGCACATCCTGATCGATTTCGCCCATGCGATCGAGGATGATTGGGACAAGGGTATCGTCGTCGAAAAGGCCTCGCTCGATTTGGGCGAGGACGGCACGCTGACCGGCAGCCGGCAGGTCAACCGATGGGCCAAGGGTCGTCATATCCATTTCGCGATGCAGATGTCGCGCCGTCCCGACCGTGTTCAGTTTTTCGGCGACGACGGCAAATCGGCCCCCGATGGCGCGACGTCGATCAAGGGCAACAGGCTCAAGGTCGCCTTCTTCTTTGACGAGGCTGGCGGCGATCCGATCCTGATCAAGACCGGCCTTTCCGCGGTCGCGGTGCAGGGCGCGCGCGACGCGCTCGCCTATGAAGCGAAGGGCTGGGATTTCGACGGCGCGGTCAAGGCCGCGCGCGGAACCTGGGCCAAGGCGCTCGGCGGCATCCGCGTGTCGGGCGGTACAGAGGCGCAGCGCGTCATCATGACCAGCGCGCTCTATCACGCGCAGCTCGCGCCGACGCTCTTCACCGACCGCGACGGCCGCTATGTCGGGCTCGACCGCGAACTCCATCAGGCGGCGAAGGGCGAGGAAGCGTTCAGCACCTATTCGCTGTGGGATACCTATCGCGCACTCCACCCGCTGCTGACGCTGATCGATCCCTCGCGGGCCGCGCTTCTGACGCGCGATCTCTGTCGCCAGACCGCGCAGAGCCCCGCCGGTCCGCCCGTATGGCCGCTGCAGGGCGTCGAGACCGCATGCATGATCGGCTGGCACGCCGTCTCGGTGCTCGCAGAGGCGCATGCAAAGGGCATCAAGGCCGATTATGCCGCCGCCTGGCCGAACATCCGCCGCCGCGCCTTCGACCGCGATTTCAAGGATATCGACAGCACGCTTGGCCGCGGTTTCTATTACGACCTTGGCTACATCCCGTGCGAAGAAGTGTGGGAATCTGTCAGCCGGACGCAGGAATATGCCTATGACGACTGGGCGATGGCGCACCTCGCCGACGCCGTGGGCGCCAAGGACGATGCCGCGGCGCTGCGCAAGCGCGCGCAAAACTATCGCGGTGTGATCGACCCGGAAACCCGCTTCGCACGCCCGCGCTTCAAGGACGGAAGCTGGTGGAAGGATTATGATCCGGTCCAGATCGGCCATGATGTCAAGAAATGGCGCGACTATACGGAGGCGAACGGCTGGCAGGCGACCTTCCTCAACCAGCACGATATCTACGGCCTGATCGAGCATTTCGGCGGCGACGCGGCGTTCGAGGAAAAGCTCGACGCCCTGTTCAACGCGCCCTCGACCCTGCCCGACAATGCGCCGCCCGACATTTCGGGGCTCGTCGGCCAATATGCGCACGGCAATGAGCCGAACCATCATGTCGCGTATATGTACGCCTATTGCGGCGCGCCCGCGAAGGCGCAGGCAATGGTCCGGCGGCTGCTCGTCGAAATGTACAGGAACGACCCCGACGGGGTGATCGGCAATGACGATTGCGGTCAGATGAGCGCCTGGTTCATCCTCTCGGCGCTCGGTTTCTATCCGGTCGATCCGGTCAGCGCGATCTACGTCTTCGGATCGCCGCTGTTCGACGTTGCCGAGGTGACGGTGGGCGCGGGCAAGACGCTGACGGTCCGTGCCGAGGGCAATGCGCCCGACCATCCTTATGTCCAGTCGGTCCGCTGGAACGGCAAGCCCTGGAGCAAGAACTGGATCGCGCACGCCGACCTGATCGGCGGCGGCGAACTCGTCTTCGAAATGGGTGCCAAGCCTTCGCAGTTCGGCACCGCCAAGGCCGACCGTCCGCCTTCGTTCGGCTCGACGCCCGGATGA
- a CDS encoding ROK family protein — protein sequence MADQRLFAGVELGGTKCVCILAAGPDDIRDRQVIPTTAPWETLPAIKAVLDGWSAEHGFCGLGIASFGPIKLNPRAADYGQVGATNKPDWEGADLLGPLKAAFAVPIGFDTDVNGAALAEIRWGSGRGLDDFAYVTVGTGVGVGLIVHGKPTRGFSHSEIGHILVPRLASDKASSACRFHDDCVEGLASGTALNARLGGRPLADIAKDDPVWEPIVHTLASMVHSLACTTGPMRVAMGGGVLAGQPQLLPRINARLEESLSGYMQIPGDGAYVTAPELGTMAGPLGAIALAMDAVGAPA from the coding sequence ATGGCTGACCAGCGACTCTTCGCGGGCGTCGAACTCGGCGGTACCAAATGCGTCTGCATCCTTGCCGCGGGGCCCGACGATATCCGCGACCGGCAGGTGATCCCGACGACCGCGCCGTGGGAAACGCTGCCGGCCATCAAGGCGGTGCTCGACGGCTGGTCGGCGGAGCACGGTTTTTGCGGCCTCGGCATCGCGTCCTTCGGCCCGATCAAACTCAACCCCCGCGCCGCCGATTATGGCCAGGTCGGCGCGACGAACAAACCCGATTGGGAAGGCGCCGATCTGCTCGGTCCGCTGAAGGCTGCGTTCGCGGTGCCGATCGGCTTCGACACCGACGTCAACGGCGCCGCGCTCGCCGAAATCCGCTGGGGCAGCGGGCGCGGTCTCGACGACTTCGCTTATGTCACCGTCGGCACCGGCGTCGGCGTGGGGTTGATCGTCCACGGCAAACCGACGCGCGGATTCAGCCACAGTGAGATCGGTCATATCCTTGTGCCGCGCCTTGCCAGCGACAAGGCGTCCAGCGCGTGCCGCTTTCACGACGATTGCGTCGAAGGGCTCGCCTCGGGCACCGCATTGAATGCACGACTGGGCGGCCGCCCGCTTGCGGACATCGCAAAGGACGACCCGGTGTGGGAACCGATCGTGCACACGCTGGCATCAATGGTCCATTCACTCGCCTGCACGACCGGCCCGATGCGCGTCGCGATGGGCGGCGGCGTCCTCGCGGGCCAGCCGCAACTCCTGCCGCGCATCAACGCGCGGCTGGAGGAAAGCCTTTCGGGATATATGCAGATTCCGGGCGACGGCGCTTATGTTACCGCGCCCGAACTCGGAACGATGGCGGGGCCGCTCGGCGCGATTGCGCTCGCGATGGATGCGGTGGGCGCGCCGGCATGA
- a CDS encoding GH92 family glycosyl hydrolase, with translation MKRFATAAALLALLPIQSFAEQPAPDPLSFVDPMIGTGPEGHTFPGATAPFGMVQLSPDTDATCQIRDCYDHAAGYSYHDTTIQGFSHTHFSGAGHSDLGDLLLMPQIGEVKLDPGDPKVPGSGYRQRFDHATEKASPGYYAVTLADSGIRAELTAGTRVGIHRYSFPAGKDAHLLLDLRSSLYDYPGKILWSGLHLRPDGTLTGFRETRGWAPGRKLFFAMRFSAPLKSHALLDRDEKVAYKGFQAPGRGSDALAEKLGKALEARLDFGALTGPLEVRVALSGVDEAGAVANLDAEGAGFDAVRARTEGEWRKALGALQIEAPAPMRTNLYTALYHSLLAPSVWSDVDGRYRGPDDQVHAAKDFTFRSTFSLWDTFRAQHPLLTLVQPGETNSDIVKSLVASRKHSPHGILPVWQFHGRETWTMIGYHAVPVIADAYMKGVGDFDANEALDAMVASAEYAPYGGLGDYMKLGYVAIDREPEAASKTVEYAYDDWTIARMAEKMGRKDIADRFYKRAGYWRNSFDAKTGWLRARKADGSFRTPFDPTAINYGSDYTEGNAWQYSWFVPQDQAALFRILGGDAKTVAKLDAMFDYDNSKLDYSHAEDIAGLIGQYIHGNEPSHHVAYLYAYAGAPWRTQERLKQIVDSQYKPTPDGLSGNDDLGQMSAWLVFTGLGFYPVAPGSNQYVIGRPFVDRAVLNLPGGKRFTVETAGLSDANRYVGKVELNGKPLTRSWISDAEIRSGGTLRFTMQAKPDTAWATAPTTRPYSQSTAR, from the coding sequence ATGAAACGCTTTGCCACCGCTGCCGCGCTGCTCGCCCTTCTGCCGATCCAATCCTTCGCCGAGCAGCCGGCGCCCGATCCGCTCAGCTTCGTTGATCCGATGATCGGTACCGGCCCCGAAGGCCACACTTTCCCGGGCGCGACTGCGCCGTTCGGTATGGTCCAACTATCGCCCGACACCGACGCGACGTGCCAGATCCGCGACTGCTACGATCATGCGGCCGGCTACAGTTACCACGACACGACGATCCAGGGGTTCAGCCACACCCATTTTTCGGGTGCCGGCCATTCAGACCTCGGCGACCTGCTGCTGATGCCGCAGATCGGCGAGGTCAAGCTGGATCCGGGCGATCCCAAAGTTCCGGGTTCGGGCTATCGCCAGCGTTTCGACCATGCGACCGAAAAGGCGAGCCCCGGCTATTATGCGGTCACGCTCGCCGACAGCGGAATCCGCGCCGAACTCACTGCGGGGACGCGCGTCGGCATCCACCGTTACAGCTTCCCAGCGGGCAAGGACGCGCATCTGCTGCTCGACCTCCGTTCGTCGCTCTATGATTATCCGGGCAAGATTCTCTGGTCGGGGCTGCATCTCCGTCCCGACGGCACGCTTACCGGTTTTCGCGAGACGCGCGGTTGGGCGCCGGGGCGCAAGCTCTTCTTCGCGATGCGCTTCTCGGCGCCGCTCAAATCCCACGCCCTCCTCGATCGCGACGAGAAGGTCGCGTATAAGGGCTTTCAGGCGCCTGGCCGCGGCAGCGACGCGCTTGCCGAAAAGCTCGGCAAGGCGCTCGAAGCACGGCTCGATTTCGGCGCGCTGACCGGCCCGCTCGAAGTCCGTGTCGCGCTCTCCGGGGTCGACGAGGCCGGCGCGGTCGCCAACCTCGATGCCGAAGGTGCGGGCTTCGACGCCGTCCGCGCGCGTACCGAAGGTGAATGGCGCAAGGCGCTCGGTGCGCTCCAGATCGAAGCGCCCGCGCCGATGCGCACCAACCTCTACACCGCGCTCTATCACAGCTTGCTCGCGCCCAGCGTGTGGAGCGACGTCGACGGGCGCTATCGCGGTCCCGACGATCAGGTCCACGCCGCAAAGGATTTCACTTTCCGCTCGACCTTTTCGCTGTGGGATACGTTCCGCGCGCAACATCCCTTGCTGACGCTCGTCCAGCCCGGCGAAACCAACAGCGATATCGTCAAATCGCTCGTCGCGAGCCGCAAGCACAGCCCGCATGGCATTCTGCCCGTGTGGCAGTTCCACGGCCGCGAGACTTGGACGATGATCGGCTATCACGCGGTCCCGGTCATTGCCGACGCCTATATGAAAGGCGTGGGCGATTTCGACGCGAACGAGGCTTTGGACGCGATGGTCGCGAGCGCCGAATATGCGCCCTACGGCGGGCTCGGCGACTATATGAAGCTCGGTTATGTCGCGATCGACCGCGAGCCCGAGGCGGCGTCGAAGACGGTCGAATATGCCTATGACGATTGGACGATCGCGCGGATGGCCGAAAAGATGGGCCGCAAGGACATTGCCGACCGCTTCTACAAGCGCGCCGGTTACTGGCGGAACAGCTTCGATGCCAAGACCGGGTGGCTGCGCGCGCGCAAGGCCGACGGCAGCTTCCGCACCCCGTTCGACCCGACGGCGATCAACTATGGCTCCGACTATACCGAGGGGAATGCCTGGCAATATAGCTGGTTCGTTCCGCAGGATCAGGCCGCGCTCTTCCGCATTCTCGGCGGCGACGCAAAGACGGTCGCGAAGCTCGACGCCATGTTCGATTACGACAATTCAAAACTCGATTACAGCCATGCCGAGGATATCGCGGGGCTGATCGGCCAATATATCCATGGCAACGAGCCGAGCCACCATGTCGCCTATCTCTATGCCTATGCCGGTGCGCCGTGGCGGACGCAGGAGCGGCTGAAACAGATCGTCGACAGCCAGTATAAGCCGACCCCGGACGGGCTGTCGGGCAATGACGACCTCGGCCAGATGTCGGCATGGCTCGTCTTCACCGGCCTCGGTTTCTATCCGGTCGCGCCGGGGTCGAACCAATATGTGATCGGCCGGCCGTTCGTGGACCGCGCGGTATTGAACCTGCCGGGCGGAAAGCGCTTCACCGTCGAGACCGCCGGGCTGTCCGACGCGAACCGCTATGTCGGCAAGGTCGAACTCAACGGCAAGCCGCTGACGCGTAGCTGGATTTCCGACGCCGAAATCCGCAGCGGCGGCACGCTTCGCTTCACAATGCAGGCAAAGCCCGACACAGCATGGGCCACGGCCCCCACCACACGCCCCTACTCCCAGTCAACGGCGCGCTAG